AGTATCTTGGACATCATCGCCGCCGACATGCGGTTCAGCATGCTCTATGAGGCACTCGACGCCTCGGGCCTGCTCGAGGCGCTCGCCGCAGAGGGATCCTTCACCCTGTTCGCACCGACCGACGAAGCCTTTATGCTCTTGCCCGAAGCGGAACTCGCCGACCTCATGAACGACCAGGAGGCGCTCCTGCGCGTGCTCCGCTACCACGTCGCCGAGGGGCTCTTCGTCCACGAGAGCCTCCTCGAGGTCACCGAGATGACGACTCTGGAGGGCGACCAGGTCTTCATCACCGTGGCTGGCCAGGAGGACGGCGCTGAGATGATGGTCAACGAGGCCCGCTTTTTGGACGCTGGTACGCTGGCTAGCAACGGCGTGGTCTACGCCGTCGACGCCGTGCTCCTGCCGCCCGCACCCAACGGCAGCGAGGCGAGTCGCTAAGATTGCCCGTCGACGCCAAAGCTAGACCGACCGGAGGCACTTGAGCCTCCGGTCCTTTTTTGCCTGGCTTCTCCAGGCGCCTGGCGATAGCCGCCTGGTATAAGCTTGGGCGTGGACGCCGTCGGCACAACGCTCAACTCGGTTCTGCCGGCATTCTTTCTCATCGCCGTGGGCATCTTGGCGGGTCGGCTCTTCCCGGCGCTCGACATGAACACGCTGACGCGCCTGACGGTCTACTTCATGATTCCGGCGCTCGTCTTCGGGGCGATCGTAAGCACCACCTTGACGCTCTCGGCGGCCTCGCTCATCGCGCTGGCCTATCTCCTTTACCTGCTCGTCTTAGCCGTTCTCTCCGCTTTGGGCTCGAGGGGGCTCACGCTCACGCAGCAGCGCGGCATGATGGTCACGAGCCTCTTCGGCAATACCGGCAACATGGGCCTGCCCATCACCCTCTTCGCCTACGGCAGCGAAGGCCTGGATCGGGGCGTGGTCATCTTCGTCCTGTCGCTGATCCTCATGTTCGCGGCGGGCCCCACCC
This window of the Deinococcota bacterium genome carries:
- a CDS encoding fasciclin domain-containing protein, translating into MTYRILPLLLGLLLTLLLTLAQATSEPAERPPASPLESPVESAAAEGSILDIIAADMRFSMLYEALDASGLLEALAAEGSFTLFAPTDEAFMLLPEAELADLMNDQEALLRVLRYHVAEGLFVHESLLEVTEMTTLEGDQVFITVAGQEDGAEMMVNEARFLDAGTLASNGVVYAVDAVLLPPAPNGSEASR